A window of Chromatiales bacterium genomic DNA:
TTGTGCAGCGTCAGGCCGCGGTTATGCAGCGCATCAGCATGCCGCGGATTGATTGCCAGTGCACGATCGTAGCTCTTCAGCGCATCCGTATACTGTTTGAGTTCCAGCAGCGCATTGCCCCGATTCGACCAGGCAGCTGCATTGGCGGGTTCGATGGCAAGTGCCTGATCGATCAGTTCGATGGCCTGTTGCGGCTGGCCGCGCTGGCCGGCGATCACGCCCAGCAGTTGCAAAGCGCCACTGTGCCGGGGGCTGGCTTGCAGGATTTCCCGGTACAGTGCTTCGGCGCTATCGAGTTGTCCCTGCTGATGCAGGCGAAGTGCGTTCTGCAGCTTGTCTGCATGGACGTCGGGTGTGGTGGCTGGCGTACCTGGGCGCGGTTGGCCGCGATGTCGTGATCTGGCTTTCATTTCATGCGGGCTTGCGCCGCGCGACCACGGCGATGCCGGCGACATCGGCATTGAGTTCGCGGCGAATCACGATGGGTTCCAGGCTCTGCAGCGTGTAACCGCTGTCGGCGAGCAGTCGGGTCACGTAGTCTGGACGATGGCTGTAGCGGCCATGCAGTTCCAGCTGGTAGTCCGGACCGTCTGACCGTGATTCGACGGCAAAGGCGAGCATGCCGCCCGGTGCGAGGGCAGTGTGCGCGGTGCTGAATGCCTCTTCCAGCGCGCCGAAATACACCAGCGTGTCGGCAAGGATGATCAGGTCGAAAGCCGCCGGTCGGCTGGCCATGAAAGCACAGAGTTCGCCGACCACCAGCTCGTCGTAGAGCTTGCGTTCGCGTGCCTTGTCGAGCATCGCGCTGGAGAGGTCAACACCGACCAGCCGTCTGGCCAATGGCTTCAGCAGCGGCGCCGCGAGTCCGGTACCGCAGCCGGCATCGAGAATGCGCAGCGGCGTGGTATCGCTGCCCCGCGCGGTGCCGATCTGTGCGGTCAGCAGTTCGGGAACCCGATAGCCGAGGCCGAGCAGCGTGGTGTCGAAAGTGTCGGCAAAATTGTCGAACAGATCGGCGATGTACCGATCGCCCGCGCGTTCAGGCGCCATGTCGCTGCCAGCTGCCACCATATGCTGCGGGATCGGATTGTCGGGCTCGAACTCCCGCCACTGCCGGTAGATGTCCAGCGCTTCGGAAAACTTTTTCCTCTGGTAGAGCACGGCTGCCAGGTTCTGGAATGCCAGCGCAACTTTTCTGCCCGCGAGAGCCGTGCGCAAATGCTCTTCAGCCTCTTCGAGCTGACCGGTTTCCAGAAGGGTGGCACCGAGGTTGGCATGAAAGTCGGCTGAGTCGGGTTGCCCCGCAAGCGCCGCCCGGAAGGCGATAATGGCTTCATCCTTGCGGTTCAGGTTACGCAGCGCAACGCCGCGATTATTGAGTACCTCGGCAGCTTCCGGTTGAATGGCGAGAGCCTGGTCGCAGCAGCTCAGCGCTTCGGCATGGCGTTTCCGTGCAATCAGCGCCGTTGCCCGGTTATTCAGCGCTTCCAGATAGCCGGGCGCGAGGGCGAGCGCCTGGTCAAGGCTGCTCATCGCTTCAGTGAGCCGGCCCAGCTCGATCAATATGGCGGCCCGGTTGTTGAGGGTTTCGGGATCGTCTGGCCGGTAGCGAAGCGAGCGGTTGTAGCTTGCCAGCGCGTCTGCCTGACGTCCGAGGCCAAGCAGTGCATCACCACGTCGGGTGAGCGCATCGGCAAAGTCGGGTTTGATGGCCAACGCCCGGTCGAATGAATCCAGCGCTGCCTCATGGCGGTTGAGCCGCAGCAGGGCGAGACCGAGGCCCGTTCGCGCATGAATGTTGTCCGGGATGATCTTCAGCGCCGCTTCGATCAGTTGTACAGCGGCGGCCGGATCGCGTTGCTGGTAGCGCAGCACGCCGAGCAGGTGCAGGGCATCGCCATTCCCGGGCTGTAGCCCCAGCAGCTCCCGATACAGTGGTTCGGCGAGATCCAGTTGCCCGCTCTGGTGCAGGCCAGCGGCCCGGCTGAGCAGCGCCTCCGGGCTTTCACCCGACATCGCCGTTGCCGAGGGTGGCTCGAAGTTCCAGCTACTATCGGTACCGTTATCGGTGCCGGGTCTATTTTTCATAATGGTCGAACCCTGGAGGCAGGCCAGTCGGCTGTATTGGGCCAGTATATAAGCAGACCCGACCACGGAAGCGCGAGCCGATCTCGTGAAGCAGCCGATTCCTGTACGATTACAGCTAAAATCAGCCCATGTTCGAGCGGGGAATTGAAAAGTGCAGATAGCCAACGACTGCGTGGTCAGTATCAATTTCGAGCTCACCAATGATCGTGGTGAGCTGCTGGATCGTTCCCGTGAAGGTGAGCCTCTGGTGTATCTGCACGGCGTTTCCGGGATCCTGCCGGCCCTCGAAGAGGGCCTCGGTGGCAAGTCGGCCGGCGAATCCTTCGAGGTGCACATCGCACCCGAGGATGGCTTTGGTACCCCGCAGCAGGAACTGATCGCGAAGGTGCCACGGTCGGCGTTCCCGGACAATCCGGAACTGGTGATTGGTATGCAGGTGCAGGGGCGCAGCGATACCGACGAGCGCCAGTTCACAATCATCGCGATGGACGATGAATCCGTCACGGTTGACGGCAACCATCCGCTGGCCGGGATGAACCTGTGCTTCAAGGGCAGCATTGCTGATGTCCGCAAGGCAACCGAAGACGAGCTCGAAAACTGGTCGGATGGCATGGAAGCGCAGTAAGCGATCATGGCAAACATCGGCAGAAACGAAGCCTGCCCGTGTGGCAGCGGCAAGAAGTACAAGAATTGCTGCGCCCGTGATCCGGCGCTGATTGCGGCGGAAAGCGGTGGCGCAGACCAGCCGCAGCCGACCCTGAGCGCCGAGATCAGCAAGCTGCGGCAGAAGGTGGCCGAAAAGAATGCTGTCATGTGGACCAAGGGCGTCTTCGTGTTTTTCAGCACTGAAGAAGGCGATGCCTGGGTGCTGGAGGCTTCCGGTGGAGATGCGCTGCAGGTCGCCGAGGCTGGCCAGCCGATCGAGGTCGAGGTGATGCAGACCGAGGACGCCATCGAAGTTACCTGGTCGCACCAGTTCTCGATCCGCAAGGATTTCACGGTCAGTGCCTACGCGGACCAGCGCCGCAGTGTGTATACCGGCTATCCGGCGGCCCGTATCCGCGCACTCCTGAGCAAGGCACGCAGCAGTCTGCCGCCGGAATTGCTGGCCAGCATTCATCTCGACGAAAACGACGGCCTGGCGAACTGAGCGCGATGGCCGGTCTGCGTGCGGGGATACTGTCTGCGCCGCCGATCTGGGAGCAGGTCTGGACAAGGCCCGAGCCTGAGTCGCTCGCCGCGCTTGCGGAGCGCAGTCTGGGCGTTCTGTTCAGTGGAACCACTGAATACCTGGAGAGCCATTCCGGCGCGCTGCTGCTGTTCGGTCTGATCGCCTGCGCACTGTTCGTGCTGGCCCTGCAGTTGCGGCGCCTGGGGCGTTCGACGGCCGATGCCGATGGTGCGCCTGGCATCACGCTGCGTCGCCCGTTTCTGGTCCTCGCGATGCTCTGGATGCTGTTCGGGCCGGAACTGCTGTTGCCCGAACTGGATGCCGGCCTGTCGGCCCTGCGCACCGGCTTTGTCATGGCGGCATTGGCCGTGCTGTTGCCGGAGTTCGTGGTGCGCGGTGCCGTGATGCCCTTGCGCGGCCTGCTGACGGCGACCTACCTGACCATGGCCGAGCGTGCCTTGCTCGATGACCCGTTATACGGTCGTCTGCTCAGCCTGTCGCTGGCGATCATCGGCATCTGGCTGTTCCGCCGTCTGCAGAAAAAACTGGTTGCCGGTCCGATTCGAGTGCCGGGTCAGGCTGCGTCTCGCGGCGTG
This region includes:
- a CDS encoding SEC-C domain-containing protein encodes the protein MMANIGRNEACPCGSGKKYKNCCARDPALIAAESGGADQPQPTLSAEISKLRQKVAEKNAVMWTKGVFVFFSTEEGDAWVLEASGGDALQVAEAGQPIEVEVMQTEDAIEVTWSHQFSIRKDFTVSAYADQRRSVYTGYPAARIRALLSKARSSLPPELLASIHLDENDGLAN
- a CDS encoding peptidylprolyl isomerase, which codes for MQIANDCVVSINFELTNDRGELLDRSREGEPLVYLHGVSGILPALEEGLGGKSAGESFEVHIAPEDGFGTPQQELIAKVPRSAFPDNPELVIGMQVQGRSDTDERQFTIIAMDDESVTVDGNHPLAGMNLCFKGSIADVRKATEDELENWSDGMEAQ
- a CDS encoding tetratricopeptide repeat protein, with translation MKNRPGTDNGTDSSWNFEPPSATAMSGESPEALLSRAAGLHQSGQLDLAEPLYRELLGLQPGNGDALHLLGVLRYQQRDPAAAVQLIEAALKIIPDNIHARTGLGLALLRLNRHEAALDSFDRALAIKPDFADALTRRGDALLGLGRQADALASYNRSLRYRPDDPETLNNRAAILIELGRLTEAMSSLDQALALAPGYLEALNNRATALIARKRHAEALSCCDQALAIQPEAAEVLNNRGVALRNLNRKDEAIIAFRAALAGQPDSADFHANLGATLLETGQLEEAEEHLRTALAGRKVALAFQNLAAVLYQRKKFSEALDIYRQWREFEPDNPIPQHMVAAGSDMAPERAGDRYIADLFDNFADTFDTTLLGLGYRVPELLTAQIGTARGSDTTPLRILDAGCGTGLAAPLLKPLARRLVGVDLSSAMLDKARERKLYDELVVGELCAFMASRPAAFDLIILADTLVYFGALEEAFSTAHTALAPGGMLAFAVESRSDGPDYQLELHGRYSHRPDYVTRLLADSGYTLQSLEPIVIRRELNADVAGIAVVARRKPA